The nucleotide sequence acctaaaCCACCATCAGCCTTAGAATATTGCAAACGTTTCCATGCGATCCAAGGTATTCCTCTATCTTGATTACTCTTCTCCCACCAGAATCTTTGTATAACTGACTCTATTTCTGAAATGACACCAAGAGGGATTTTAAAGCATGTCATTGAGTACACCGGCATGGCAAGGGCAACCGATTTAATGAGAATTTCTTTCCCAGCAGGTGAGAGATGACGACCCTTCCATGAAGCAGTTCGTTGTTTAACCTTGTCAATTATATAATGAAAcatttcactcttttttttaccaaattgcTCTGGTAACCCAAGATATTTGCCACCTCCACCATTATTTGGTATTGCTAGAATCTTTTTCAATCTTTCCTGAAGCTGGCCGTTTACACGAGAACCAAATGTAATTAAAGATTTACTTGTGTTTATCTGTTGACCTGAGTAGTACTCATACACCTCGAAAGCTTCTTTGATTGCTTTGCAATTTCGTGCATTCGCTTGAcagaaaaacagagaatcatCCACAAATTGCAAATGGGTTATAGGAGGAACTCCATTACCAATACGTATGCCCCTGATATCTCCGGAACGTTCTCTTGTTCTAATTAGGTGACTCATTATGTCAGCACACAGAATGAAGAGATATGGTGATAGAGGATCTCCTTGTCTTATACCCCTTTGAGGAATGATATTACCATGTGGACTACCATTGATCAAGACTGAGTAACTCACAGACCGTACTGATGTCATAACCCAGtcaaaccaaaccggtttaaaTCCGGTTCAAAAAGCTTTAATTTGTCCGAGtctctttatctcttttatCGACGAAGATGATAAGATAACCCAAccatcgtcatcttcttctccactctcAGTCGCACCATGCTTTCTCTAACTGCAACAACTCTCAAATCTTCACTCTTCACCATATCCAAAACCCATGGATTCTCCAATACCCGACCCGTTTACCCGAAACCTTTCACCACCATCAACGCCGCCTTAATCCCCGCTTCAAACCGTCAAGCAGCAAAACAACAGCTCTATCAACCGTTCCGCCCACCACCATCACCGATTCCTCCAAAATTCCGATCACTCGACACCGCCGGAAAAATCGAAGTCCTCGCCGATCGTCTCGGGCTCTGGTTCGAATACGCTCCACTCATCTCATCCCTCTACACCGAAGGCTTCACTCCTCCATCAATCGAAGAACTCACCGGACTCTCCGGTGTCGAACAGAATCGTCTCATCGTCGGTGCGCAAGTCCGCGACTCTTTAGTTCAATCCGGTGCCAAACCTGAGCTAATCGCTGCGTTTGACACCGGCGGAGCCGAGCTTCTCTACGAGATTCGTCTTTTAAACAACACTCAACGTGTAGCTTCTGCTGAGTACATTGTTGATCACGATTTCGATTCGAAAGGAGCTCAAGATCTCGCTAGAGCGATTAAAGATTACCCTCATCGCCGTGGAGACGTTGGgtttaaagattttgattatAACTTGCCTGGAGATTGTTTGTCTTTTATGCTTTATAGGAAAAGTAGAGAGCATCGGAGTCCTTCGGAGATTCGAACTACGTTGCTCGAACAAGCTCTTGAAACCGCGGTGACAGAGAAAGCTAAAAAGGCGGTGACGAGGGAGTTACATggggagagtgaagaagagagagctAAAGAAGAGGAAATCAAGATTATTCGTGTTCCTGTGGTGAGATTGAGGTTTGGAGAAGTAGCGGGAGCGAGTTCTGTTGTTGTTCTACCGGTTTGTAAAgcagaggaaggagaagagaagcttcTTGAAGCTCCAATGGAGTTTGAAAGTGGAGGAGAGTTTGGCGTGGTGGAAGCTGAGAAAGATTGGAGTAGATGGGTGGTTTTGCCTGGTTGGGATCCCGTGGTGGCGGTTACGAAAGGAGGAGTTGCGGTTTCGTTTAAAGATGATAGGAAAGTTTTGCCGTGGAACGGGAAAAAAGAGGCGGTAATGGTTGTGATCGATAGGGAGAAGAAGACGGTGGAAGCTGAAAATGGATACTACTATCTTGTTGTGGCTGAAGGTGAGATGAAGTTGGATAGAGGATCGGTGTGGAAGGAGAGAGGAGTGAATGAGAGTTTAGGGATGGTTGTTTTGGTCGTTAGGCCGCccagagatgatgatgatgattggcAGATAAATGATGAGGATTGGGATTAGAGTTCGATTAGAGAATCATAGTGTTAGTAACTTTTCATAAACAATTACTCGTATGCTTTTGGCAAATTAATATGTGAttctttgtttgattgtttatcACATAAGTGTTTCTTTCATTATTGTGTTAAAGAGTCTAGCTAACCTCAATTGTGTTTTGTGGAGCCTCCTTCTAAATACGAAATTTCATCAAGATTCTAACCATAGTTAAGCTATAATTTGTGCAGCTAAGAACAATGTATATGGAATGGAGTTGGAGACGTACGAAAACGTCAGTCAAACAAAAAATGGCATAAGCTAACAAAAGTTAGagaataaaaattacatatttacaaCTTGTAGAAAATTGAACTGTTTCTACTATTCTACCCAACTAGTGCATAATCCGCCGTATGCCATATACCGcataccaaaaacaaattattgatattttatttttccagtAACATCGATCCAAATTCGTGCCATCACACAACCCATCATGTAATATAACATCATTCgtattattttaaacttttaatatgtttaaatattcataactttaaatatatttttaagtttagctatatcaattattattatatttcttcaACTTCAACCATTTCTCTGATCTCAGCATGATGTATTTTTATGACCACATTTGATTACCTATGACAATGCCATTGATACACAACTTGACAAGTTTAGTACAAAAGAATCGTGAATAAATGTCCAAAAATATCAAGATATCACATCTTGAAAGTAGAAAACATTGCAAATATATATTCAAGTCTTAACTTAATTTCATGccactaatttatttttttctagtaACAAATCTATTATGTACGTTAtcactaaaaatgtatttttataccgaaatatattttactattaaaatatgCTATTTTCCCCATTTAGCCAAGTAATATATGCCTCTTTATGACCAACCAAGaaaaattgagaatttttttttaaaaaaataattggagataactaaaataatataaattataagcaTGATGATATGTGAGTTTTAAATAATTCAATaatgaaaaatagaaattaaaataaacaatctaaaaataaaattaatttgacataattaaagaaataatagaaaattataggCACGATGATATAtgagtcttagataatttaaatatcaaaatagaacttaaaataaataaatcttagaaactacaatatatttaagattattaaaaaagacgcatatattaatcttacatatgaaaaaggagaaaataggagaaaattttgatttagaaaataagaaaaatttaccttctaataaagtatgagaaaattcatttttatgagctctttgtttttgtttaaaaaattatcgCTTCCCATTTTCTTGTAAGATGTACTTTTAGACTTGTGtgctcatgtttttttttatgataactATCTCTATAagttaaaaggaaaaacaaaaattaattagtggtaatttaataatctttaaaaataataaaaaaagatatatgcaTAATCAATAAACGTATGTGTTATGAGTTACATaatcatatgattttttaatagaaaatcttGGCCTGATAACAAAATTATgacaataagaaaaaataaaatatgagaaaGTGTATATAACTGTTGTGTAGCTTTACTTTATAAGAATGAGACAATCTCATAAGAAATTATCATAatttctaaccaaaaaaaaagtttaaccaacagaacaaaaccaaagttttatttttaaatagattattttgtttggggaaaaaaagtattttatatagaaaaaagcaAATTTTTTGTCTTACACATAGTAAAATCTTTAATCGACAAAATTTACATGTGTCACAATCACATGAGTTAGCAACTCTGAAAACCacactttatataataagatagttttttatgttataacatataaaatgaaatcaaatgTGCCCaactaataattttcttaatataaccaaaatatatttttttgtatatatcttattatataaagcttgatgtcaaaattactaattaacaagatcgtgacatgtgtcaattgtatcattcagatgttgacacgtgtcaattttaaatttattaaaattagaaaaaaataaaaatgtaaaaattcaaaacctaccataaaaatgttttatataaaagtaaaatagaaaaagaaaacctaattttatttaaaatatttaaacagttttaaaatttagaaaaaaatcattataaaatttgaaattataatattgtttacttattttaattttaagttgctaattttacaagaaaatattactttttatataagaaaaaatgattgtgaaaattatacaattaattactgtttctaaaaaaatgtaaatactcacctttacacaaagaaaaatattgttgaaaaaaaaatagattgtctcatattttttcacccatcaaaataatttattcaaaaagactgctattgtaatatatagatacgggtatgtaagattaacatatgCGTTTTGTAACTACACAAATGTTAAAGTAAAGTgacatataatatattctttaatttgttcataaagacaatttgttggtagtagtaaagactaaagaataaagaatatattttactgtatattttaacaataaaatatatttgtgtgtacaaatacacttttagtggtgatgtagatagtagatttgtaaatagatatacattagtgtattatagcaaaaaaacaaacaaatattttctataattaaaagttcatctctttacttttatatattgttttttcttacgaaaagaactaaatatatattctttgttaaatttaattttattttaataactttgaactcatctacatctattttcttaaactaaaagtGAAtctatttactatttttttatcaatcaaacaattaaaaagaaatttctcGGTTAgctgcccaaaccggagggaaaggatttacaaaagaaacttcagagataagagaacacgaagcacgggcaagacaatccgccttcgtatttgacgcacgcgggatccaaaagatggagaatagtgggaaagacaccagcgagttaaactcatcgagcaagttGGAGAAGGACGACCAATATTCAAAagactgcaccatagtgagtaactcaacATAATCAGTCTCAAAAcattgacaagcgatcccttcAACATGTATCCGCTCAATGGCCCACAACAACATTTTTAACTCCGAATGCAGGGGGATGGGCTCTGttttagacacttggcccctaacaacaaggttcgctcctcaccaacgcaacaccaccagcccaatcatgaatacacattggttgctttccaagaaccattaATCTGACAACGAGGTGAAGAAACCTAGACATCTGAATACGAaaatggagctgacatgactgccgtaaaagagagcgcctatTCTCAGGCTAAattatcgcccaaagcctgagtaattatatcattcgcctctatctcttaaccttgatttttttttaatggcctTCCAGATTAcccataaaatccatggtaattgaagaagttgatcaggatcaccctctTGAGAGGCGTCCCtcgagaaaacaaaatccaaattcgagtacactgACTCATATGGTAAACCCTCTGACAAAACCGGTGtcagagataaatcccaaacttcacacgaacgaggacattcaaaaaaaaaacatgattaatagtttCAACCGTAGAGTCACATCTTTTacatcaaatatcacattggacacctcggtgtatttatttacttactaaaaatatttagtttatattctttgataaattttattttattttaaaaattataaaccgcATATCGGatgggtcctaatctagtatgtAGTATCATAAAATTTAacttcaagaaaaataaattaccaaaaaatgattttaaaaaatagaaaatgagtTGTTCATAAAATTACGTTGTATTTTTCATTAGACTTTCGTCAAAACATATACTTCTATTAGATAATAGCGTTTTTGCAAGATTGAACAAAGTATGTCACAGCTTCACATGATCTTTTTCTTAAGGGAGACTTTCCTTTATCAGGAATCTCAGTCTCTATCAACATCCGGTCTGTACTCTGCTCTCATTTTAAACCTTTATCTTATGTGTGAGTTACTTGTTTCTCAGgcttcatatatttttgtattctttagGAAGCAAATAATGTCTTTGACCAGTTTGTATACATCTTGGAGAATTTACCACCATGGACCCCGTACTTTGAAGTGTAAGAATTGGCGACAAAGAACTGCAATAGATGCGAGATGGAAATGGGGTATCCAGTTGAAACGTTCTTATGGTGTGATCAATGATCATCACTGTTATTTCACTCTGAGAAACCAAGGCAAGTCACTTTTTTTTGTCCTCAAATCTTTTAAGCAAATGTGAAACCTATCTCTCTTGAAAGTGAGGCTAGAAACGATTTTGGTTATCACATgcattattcaaaaatattacattCAAGAAGATCCTTCAGATCATCAAAATAGACATTAAGATGCCTTGTGACTTAGTGATATATGTTGCTTTTCCAGGTTATTGGAGACTGGGATGGTGTTCTCAATAAAATCCTAAAACTTCATTTTCGACCTGAGattctattttttgaaaatgtaagCTCCTTTGCGTGAATacttgcttttgtttttcttttcttatttgtgTGTGTTCTTAACTCCACTTACTTGAATTGCAGAATATGCAGCAGAACCAGATTGTGTCCGGGCAGAAATTTGAAGGCTAAGAGAAGCTTTTTCAAGAGTGTAGGAAAGcgattgatgtatatatatacaaaaagtgTTTCGAGTCTAATTAAGACAAAAATTTTATAGAAGTTCGATAGAAAAATGGGTAGGGTCCTTTGCTTTGGAAGTTAGCATCCTGATTGTTATGATGATGCGGTCCATTGAAAGTAGATAGTTAGATACCATTTTCAAAACACTAGTGAgtttgcattttgtttgatgtagTGGTCGGTAACGATTGTACTGTATCGTTCAGTTCCTCTAATGCATCTTCTGGTTTAGTTAGACATGATGATGTGTTAATCTTGTGCAAGAGTGTGAATTGGCCAAGGAAGAGGATCCTGCAAACAAAGTTTGAATCTATCAATATTTACTGGGTATTGTGTTTCAGGTTGCCGCCAGTGGTATTGTTGCTTGTGTAGGTATTGGAGACGGGAGAGTGTTGTTAACATTCTTGAAACACAAAAAGATCTGACCCCAAATTCGTTGATGGACACAACTTCTCATGATTTGGAACATGCTTCTGTCACTTGTCAGGCCATCGGTTAAGCAGCTTCATAAAACAGAATCTCTAGCCGAACCTTCTTTCCTACACAGTCTGACCACAGTGTTCAACTTACCAACAACCTATAGCATCACCATCAACAGCTCAAGAAAGACTCAGCCACCGGTTCCTCAACAATGTTCCAGTGCTAGGTTTGTAATTTGAGTGGGATCTTCACTTCATTTAAACTTGAGTAACACACACTGTACGATTAGTCTTGATATGGTGTTAGGGAGTTTGCTGCTCAGATGTTCCTTCATTGTTCAACTTGCGATATCATCTTCTGAATCCACACTCTCTGTTTGCCAGCCATTCTCCGGGCTCAGATGGTATGTTTGAGGTGAAGCACAACGAACGAAGGGCACTGAGTCTTACGTCTTCACagtaacttcttcttcttggttttattTCAAAGGCTAAAATGCTTTACTGTATTTGTCAACGATATGATACTTGAATCTATTTTCAAATGTGAAGAATGAATATGGAAACTAAAGTGAAGAGACTGACTACTTGAGATTTGAGAATGGAATTTGGATTCCTTGACCAATAgatgaaaataaagaatgaGCTGAATCACTGAGGGGAGTCAAATTTGTGCTGGTGATTGCTTTACCTTAAGGGTGAGCTGAACAGGATCTGGTTGCAGCGAGCGTCTCCGTGTGCTAACTCCAAATGTTTTGACAGTAAATTTTCTCCAGGCATGCTTGTTTTTCATATATCTTGAAGATAACGaacgaaagaaagaaatgagaaTTGTGCATCTCACATCAAACACTATGTATTGAGAAGCTCTCTTTCAACCAGGGTTACCTTTAGTAGTAGTGTCCTCCTGATTGTTACTGTTTGATGAATTGTTTGACCCCTTTCACCTGAAAGAGTATCATCTGGTTCTTTTTCCGCCGTTTTTAGTGATGGAGAATTAACTCCCGGTTCAAGGTTGACAGAAATGTTCACTGGACATATGTACGCACAAGTTTCCTCAGAGAAaacatcaaatttattttctggAGGAGATCCAGCTACTTACTGCTCAACGGTTTTGGATTCCATATCTAAAATTCTATCCTAGACGATGAGacatcaaatattatataaggAACAAGTGATTTGAAGGGAAGATGAAAGCTCTCCGTATACAACTGAAGTTTCAAACCAACTAGCAAGAGTTCTTTCAGCGGTCAAACGATGTAAGAGCGGTAAGTCGAAGCAGAAAGTCTGGTGAGGTCGTTCAACAAATTAATCCTTtaattttcaataaacaaaatctttgaatcaATCAGAGGAACCTGCAAACCAATTGACAATTTTCAAACTTGTATCCTGTTGTTAATCAAAATTC is from Camelina sativa cultivar DH55 chromosome 20, Cs, whole genome shotgun sequence and encodes:
- the LOC104771286 gene encoding rubisco accumulation factor 1.1, chloroplastic-like, with product MLSLTATTLKSSLFTISKTHGFSNTRPVYPKPFTTINAALIPASNRQAAKQQLYQPFRPPPSPIPPKFRSLDTAGKIEVLADRLGLWFEYAPLISSLYTEGFTPPSIEELTGLSGVEQNRLIVGAQVRDSLVQSGAKPELIAAFDTGGAELLYEIRLLNNTQRVASAEYIVDHDFDSKGAQDLARAIKDYPHRRGDVGFKDFDYNLPGDCLSFMLYRKSREHRSPSEIRTTLLEQALETAVTEKAKKAVTRELHGESEEERAKEEEIKIIRVPVVRLRFGEVAGASSVVVLPVCKAEEGEEKLLEAPMEFESGGEFGVVEAEKDWSRWVVLPGWDPVVAVTKGGVAVSFKDDRKVLPWNGKKEAVMVVIDREKKTVEAENGYYYLVVAEGEMKLDRGSVWKERGVNESLGMVVLVVRPPRDDDDDWQINDEDWD